A single Microbaculum marinisediminis DNA region contains:
- a CDS encoding lysophospholipid acyltransferase family protein produces the protein MRQTPEAMLKRLFAARWVQVLLGALIAGYLRLVYRTSRVTIEPPDVYERIDRNLPLILTFWHGQHFLMPFVKRPYHKAAVLISRHRDGEINAQAAERLGVGTIRGSGDTKGRFHVKGGSVAFREMVATLGEGVNVALTADVPKISRRAGLGVVKLAQQSGRPILPIAIASSRRITMKSWDKAAVNLPFSHLSAVVADEIRVAPDADRDTLEAIRLQVEESINACTRRAYEIVDGPENG, from the coding sequence ATGCGACAAACGCCTGAGGCGATGCTGAAACGACTGTTCGCCGCCCGCTGGGTGCAGGTCCTTCTCGGCGCGCTGATCGCCGGCTACCTGCGCCTCGTCTACAGGACCAGCCGGGTCACCATCGAGCCGCCGGATGTCTACGAGCGGATCGATCGCAACCTGCCGCTGATCCTGACCTTCTGGCACGGGCAGCATTTCCTCATGCCGTTCGTCAAGAGGCCCTATCACAAGGCCGCCGTGCTGATTTCCCGTCACCGCGACGGCGAGATCAACGCCCAGGCGGCGGAGCGGCTCGGCGTCGGCACGATCCGCGGCTCCGGCGACACCAAGGGCCGGTTTCACGTCAAGGGCGGCTCAGTGGCCTTCCGCGAGATGGTGGCGACGCTGGGCGAAGGCGTGAACGTGGCGCTGACCGCCGATGTGCCGAAGATCTCTCGGCGTGCCGGCCTCGGCGTCGTCAAGCTCGCCCAGCAGTCCGGCCGGCCGATCCTTCCCATCGCCATCGCGTCGAGCCGGCGCATCACGATGAAGAGCTGGGACAAAGCCGCGGTGAACCTGCCGTTCAGCCATCTCTCCGCCGTCGTCGCCGACGAGATTAGGGTGGCGCCCGATGCCGATCGCGATACGCTGGAGGCGATCCGGCTGCAGGTGGAGGAGTCCATCAACGCCTGCACCCGCCGGGCCTACGAGATCGTCGACGGACCCGAGAATGGCTGA
- a CDS encoding invasion associated locus B family protein — protein MANRLESLAGRLRSRFSGSSKHFLTAGILGVCTLLAGFSLPSAANAQGAVKSTHGDWQIRCDTPPGAQGEQCALVQSVTAEDRQNVGLTVIVLKTADGKDQILRVLAPLGVLLPTGLGLKVDDADIGRAQFIRCLPNGCVAEVIIDEELVKALEGGQLATFIIFQTPEEGIGIPMSLAGFTEGYAALP, from the coding sequence ATGGCGAATCGCCTCGAATCGCTGGCCGGTCGGCTGCGCAGCCGGTTTTCCGGGTCTTCCAAGCACTTTCTGACCGCCGGCATCCTCGGCGTCTGCACCCTCCTGGCCGGTTTCTCGCTTCCGAGCGCCGCCAACGCGCAGGGTGCGGTCAAGTCGACGCATGGCGACTGGCAGATCCGCTGCGACACGCCGCCCGGCGCCCAGGGCGAACAGTGCGCCCTGGTCCAGAGCGTCACCGCCGAAGACCGGCAGAATGTCGGTCTGACCGTGATCGTGCTGAAGACGGCGGACGGCAAGGACCAGATCCTGCGCGTCCTGGCGCCGCTCGGCGTCCTGCTGCCGACCGGGCTCGGCCTCAAGGTCGACGATGCGGATATCGGCCGCGCCCAGTTCATCCGCTGCCTGCCCAACGGCTGCGTCGCCGAGGTCATCATCGACGAGGAGCTGGTGAAGGCCCTCGAGGGCGGCCAGCTCGCCACCTTCATCATCTTCCAGACGCCGGAGGAAGGGATCGGCATCCCGATGTCGCTGGCCGGCTTCACCGAAGGGTACGCCGCACTGCCCTGA
- a CDS encoding DUF2093 domain-containing protein, which yields MNRYERPAAQGEAVIQYLDGDFRILKPGSYVLCAVTGRQIPLSELRYWSVERQEAYADHEVAMQVYEEKFRKRG from the coding sequence ATGAACCGCTACGAACGCCCGGCCGCGCAAGGCGAAGCGGTCATCCAGTATCTCGACGGCGATTTCCGGATCCTCAAACCCGGAAGCTACGTCCTGTGCGCGGTCACGGGCCGCCAGATCCCGCTGAGCGAACTTCGCTACTGGAGCGTCGAGCGTCAGGAAGCCTACGCCGACCACGAAGTCGCCATGCAGGTCTACGAGGAAAAGTTCCGCAAGCGCGGATGA
- the lpxK gene encoding tetraacyldisaccharide 4'-kinase, producing the protein MRAPGFWRGPGDGRRGPGWQALCLWPLSLIYALIAWLRFRRAPATTADVPVICIGNPTVGGSGKTPTAILIARLLAALGHKPVFLSRGYGARVAGPVSVDPAVHTAADVGDEPLLLARTAPTVVSPDRAAGARLAQTLGDIIVMDDGFQNAALAKDLSLLVIDGGYGIGNGYCLPAGPLRLPLDPQLARAAAVVVIGEGEAGEAVATLAGDKGMLVLRGRLAPAPAMTTALAGRPAIAFAGIGRPDKFFETVSAIGMQIMEARGFPDHHVYTEADARGLMALQKRSGAIPVTTEKDIVRIGAPKGGTLKALAEASVALPVTLALDEASALDLRTLLVGGLRRG; encoded by the coding sequence GTGCGCGCGCCCGGCTTCTGGCGAGGACCCGGGGACGGTCGGCGCGGACCGGGTTGGCAGGCCCTGTGCCTGTGGCCGCTCTCCCTGATCTATGCGCTGATTGCCTGGCTGCGGTTTCGCCGCGCGCCGGCAACGACGGCCGATGTGCCGGTGATCTGCATTGGCAATCCGACGGTGGGCGGTTCCGGCAAGACCCCGACCGCGATCCTGATCGCGCGGCTGCTGGCCGCGCTCGGGCATAAGCCGGTGTTCCTTAGTCGCGGCTACGGCGCCCGCGTCGCCGGGCCGGTCTCGGTCGACCCGGCCGTCCATACCGCCGCCGACGTCGGCGACGAGCCGCTGCTGCTCGCCCGCACCGCGCCGACCGTCGTTTCGCCCGACCGCGCCGCCGGCGCCCGGCTCGCGCAGACCCTCGGCGACATCATCGTCATGGATGACGGCTTCCAGAACGCCGCTCTGGCCAAGGATCTGTCCCTGCTGGTGATCGACGGCGGCTATGGGATCGGCAACGGCTATTGTCTGCCCGCCGGCCCGTTGCGCCTGCCGCTCGACCCGCAGCTTGCCCGCGCCGCCGCCGTCGTGGTGATCGGCGAGGGCGAGGCCGGCGAGGCGGTCGCGACCCTTGCCGGCGACAAGGGAATGCTGGTCCTGCGCGGCCGGTTGGCACCCGCGCCGGCGATGACCACGGCACTGGCCGGGCGTCCCGCCATCGCCTTCGCCGGCATCGGCCGCCCCGACAAGTTCTTCGAGACCGTGTCCGCGATCGGCATGCAGATCATGGAGGCGCGCGGCTTTCCGGATCATCACGTCTATACGGAGGCGGATGCGCGGGGCCTGATGGCGTTGCAGAAGCGCAGCGGCGCTATACCGGTGACGACGGAAAAGGACATCGTGCGCATCGGCGCGCCGAAGGGCGGCACCTTGAAGGCGCTCGCGGAGGCGTCGGTGGCCCTGCCGGTGACGCTGGCGCTCGACGAGGCGAGCGCCCTGGACCTGCGGACGCTGCTGGTGGGCGGGCTGCGGCGGGGATAG
- a CDS encoding MATE family efflux transporter, translating into MTGPSQGDAVTGPDDNPSAGGSAPIPKHFVAGGTMRHVVVMTATASFGLMSVFLVDLADLYFLSLIGEVAVAAAIGYAGTLLFFMISVSVGVTIAGSALVSRAIGAGDNERARRIATSSLVYAALVTSLVALPFVVFVEDALTLLGADGQAHTLATGYLRIVLPATPLLGMGMCAGGLLRARGDPRRAMYVTLAGAVVNAVMDPILIFGAGLGVDGAAIASVLARVAFVVVGFNGLVRVHNLLAAPRLRGFATDVRPISAIAIPAMLTNVATPVGNAYMTWAIAKYGVSAVAGWAIVGRILPVAFGGIFALSGAVGPIIGQNYGAGQFDRVRQTYIDAMVFVLVYVGIVWVILFSTRHLLVAAFSASGDGAGLVLLFCGVISASFVFVGVLFVSNAAFNTLGYPYISTLFNWGRATLGTIPFVWIGSLWLGAPGVLWGQAIGSVLFGAAAGLVGYRLVTHLHRRPPGEPPVPLWRIALSPFSTGKSLTGI; encoded by the coding sequence ATGACCGGGCCTTCGCAGGGGGATGCTGTGACCGGGCCCGACGACAATCCCTCCGCGGGCGGGTCCGCGCCGATACCGAAGCACTTCGTCGCCGGCGGCACCATGCGCCACGTGGTGGTGATGACGGCGACCGCCTCGTTCGGCCTGATGTCGGTGTTCCTGGTCGACCTGGCCGACCTCTATTTCCTCTCGCTTATCGGCGAAGTGGCGGTGGCCGCGGCGATCGGCTACGCGGGCACGCTGCTGTTCTTCATGATTTCGGTCTCGGTCGGCGTGACGATCGCGGGCTCCGCCCTGGTCTCGCGGGCCATCGGCGCCGGCGACAACGAGCGGGCGCGCCGCATCGCGACGTCCAGCCTCGTCTACGCCGCTCTCGTCACCAGCCTGGTGGCGCTGCCGTTTGTCGTTTTTGTCGAGGACGCCCTGACCCTGCTCGGCGCGGACGGCCAGGCGCACACCCTGGCCACCGGCTACCTGCGGATCGTGCTTCCCGCGACGCCTCTCCTGGGGATGGGCATGTGCGCGGGCGGACTGCTCAGGGCGCGCGGCGATCCGCGCCGGGCAATGTACGTCACGCTGGCCGGCGCGGTGGTCAACGCGGTGATGGATCCGATCCTCATCTTCGGCGCAGGACTCGGGGTCGACGGGGCCGCGATCGCCTCTGTGCTGGCCCGTGTCGCCTTCGTCGTCGTCGGCTTCAACGGTCTCGTCCGTGTCCACAACCTGCTGGCAGCGCCGAGGCTCAGGGGCTTCGCCACCGACGTCCGGCCGATCTCCGCGATCGCCATTCCGGCCATGCTGACCAATGTCGCCACGCCCGTCGGCAACGCCTACATGACATGGGCGATCGCCAAATACGGCGTGTCGGCGGTGGCCGGCTGGGCGATCGTCGGACGCATCTTGCCAGTCGCCTTCGGCGGCATCTTCGCGCTGTCGGGCGCGGTGGGGCCGATCATCGGCCAGAACTACGGCGCCGGCCAGTTCGACCGGGTCCGCCAGACCTATATCGACGCGATGGTCTTCGTCCTCGTCTATGTCGGCATCGTCTGGGTGATCCTGTTCTCGACCCGGCACCTCCTCGTCGCGGCGTTCTCGGCCAGCGGCGACGGCGCCGGGCTCGTCCTTTTGTTCTGCGGGGTCATCTCCGCCAGCTTCGTGTTCGTCGGCGTGCTGTTCGTCTCGAACGCGGCCTTCAACACGCTCGGCTATCCCTACATCTCGACCCTGTTCAACTGGGGGCGGGCGACCCTCGGCACGATCCCGTTCGTCTGGATCGGATCGCTGTGGCTGGGCGCGCCGGGCGTCCTGTGGGGACAGGCGATCGGCAGCGTCCTGTTCGGCGCCGCCGCCGGGCTCGTCGGCTACCGGCTCGTCACCCACCTGCACCGCCGGCCGCCGGGCGAACCGCCGGTTCCGCTGTGGCGCATCGCCCTGTCGCCGTTCTCGACCGGCAAGAGCCTGACCGGAATCTGA
- a CDS encoding inositol monophosphatase family protein: MSDIDRKDLDMISAVAREAGALALEYFRGDPRRWNKHDQSIVTEADIALDDLLHARLTGYRPDYGWLSEERPDDGSRHEAARVIIVDPIDGTRAFVERTDEWVVSIGVVENGASVAGVLYNPVRDELWAARSGSGATLNGAKLAVSDCSSLESAKIAASKKAIAQAGVENARFAEDRRFLKSLAHRLARVASGDVDAALATSGSADWDLAAALVIVQEAGGIVTDFEGAPIRLNGASARHPAFFAAGRRLHGAILAAIGHENT, from the coding sequence CGCGAGGCCGGCGCGCTGGCGCTCGAATATTTCCGCGGCGACCCGAGGCGATGGAACAAGCACGATCAGTCGATCGTCACCGAGGCCGATATCGCCCTCGACGACCTGCTGCATGCGCGGCTGACCGGATATCGGCCGGACTACGGCTGGCTGTCGGAAGAGCGCCCGGACGACGGTTCGCGCCACGAGGCCGCCCGCGTTATCATTGTCGACCCGATCGACGGCACCCGCGCCTTTGTCGAACGGACCGACGAATGGGTGGTGTCCATCGGGGTCGTGGAAAACGGCGCGTCGGTCGCCGGCGTCCTCTACAATCCGGTCCGCGACGAGCTTTGGGCGGCACGGTCCGGGTCCGGGGCGACGCTGAACGGGGCAAAACTCGCCGTGAGCGACTGTTCGTCGCTCGAATCGGCGAAAATCGCCGCCTCGAAGAAGGCGATCGCCCAGGCCGGCGTTGAAAATGCGCGGTTTGCCGAGGATCGCCGTTTCCTGAAGTCGCTCGCCCATCGCCTGGCCCGGGTTGCCAGCGGCGATGTCGATGCGGCGCTGGCGACGTCGGGAAGTGCGGACTGGGACCTTGCCGCCGCGCTCGTGATCGTGCAGGAAGCGGGCGGTATCGTCACCGACTTCGAAGGTGCCCCGATCCGCCTGAACGGTGCATCGGCGCGGCATCCGGCCTTCTTTGCGGCGGGACGACGGCTGCATGGCGCGATTCTCGCGGCCATCGGCCACGAAAACACATGA
- a CDS encoding 3-deoxy-D-manno-octulosonic acid transferase, with protein sequence MAEAPRSLILATYRTLTSVAHPLAGLILSWRLKHGKEDPEHQGERYGEASLPRPDGPLVWVHAASVGETMSVLPMIERILADGRVSVLLTTGTMTSTRIARARLAGAGLNGRAIHQYVPLDGPRFVRRFLEHWRPGLAIFAESELWPNLILETARSGARLSLVNARMSDRSFRRWQKGPAMIGALLSRFDLCLAQSEGDAERLRALGAEPVICSGNLKYDVPAPAADEAALKDVGAAIGERPRWAAASLHPGEVEAILDAHAAIVAGRPGALTIIAPRHPERGAEMAAAAEARGLTVAVRSRGEMPAPDTDIYLFDTIGEMGLVYRLAPIVFMGGSLIPHGGQNPIEPAKLTTAILHGPHIHNFADVYAALHGAGGAEEIADAADLAGKVEAFMATPAAVGRHAEAANAAVSAFSGALDRSMAALDPLLSETAGGR encoded by the coding sequence ATGGCTGAGGCGCCGCGCTCGCTGATACTGGCGACATACAGGACGCTGACATCGGTGGCCCATCCTCTGGCCGGGCTGATCCTGAGCTGGCGGCTCAAGCACGGCAAGGAAGACCCCGAGCACCAGGGCGAGCGCTACGGCGAGGCCAGCCTGCCGCGCCCGGACGGCCCGCTCGTCTGGGTCCATGCCGCAAGCGTAGGCGAGACCATGTCCGTGCTGCCGATGATCGAGCGCATCCTCGCCGACGGCCGCGTCTCGGTGCTGCTGACGACGGGGACGATGACGTCGACGCGGATCGCCAGGGCCCGGCTGGCCGGGGCGGGCCTGAACGGTCGTGCGATCCATCAATACGTGCCGCTCGACGGGCCGCGCTTCGTGCGCCGGTTCCTCGAGCATTGGCGCCCGGGGCTGGCGATCTTCGCCGAGTCCGAGCTCTGGCCCAACCTGATCCTGGAGACCGCGCGCAGCGGGGCGCGCCTGTCGCTCGTCAACGCGCGCATGTCCGACCGCTCGTTCCGCCGCTGGCAGAAGGGACCGGCGATGATCGGCGCGCTGCTGTCGCGCTTCGACCTGTGTCTGGCGCAATCCGAAGGCGACGCCGAGCGCCTGCGGGCCCTGGGCGCGGAACCGGTGATCTGCTCCGGCAACCTGAAATACGACGTACCGGCGCCTGCGGCCGACGAAGCCGCTCTGAAGGATGTCGGCGCGGCGATCGGCGAGCGGCCGCGCTGGGCGGCGGCGAGCCTGCATCCCGGCGAGGTCGAGGCGATCCTCGACGCGCACGCGGCGATCGTCGCCGGCCGGCCCGGCGCGCTGACGATCATCGCCCCGCGCCATCCCGAGCGCGGCGCCGAGATGGCCGCCGCTGCCGAGGCCCGGGGCCTGACGGTCGCCGTCCGCTCGAGGGGGGAGATGCCCGCGCCGGATACCGACATCTATCTGTTCGACACGATCGGCGAGATGGGGCTTGTCTACCGGCTCGCCCCGATCGTCTTCATGGGCGGCTCGCTGATCCCGCACGGCGGGCAGAACCCGATCGAGCCGGCCAAGCTGACGACGGCGATCCTGCACGGCCCGCATATCCACAACTTCGCCGACGTCTACGCCGCGCTGCATGGCGCCGGCGGTGCCGAGGAAATCGCAGATGCCGCGGATCTTGCCGGCAAGGTCGAGGCGTTCATGGCCACGCCCGCCGCCGTCGGCCGTCATGCCGAGGCCGCGAATGCGGCGGTCTCCGCCTTCTCCGGCGCGCTCGACCGGTCGATGGCCGCGCTCGACCCGCTTCTCTCCGAGACGGCCGGAGGGCGGTGA
- a CDS encoding ABC transporter ATP-binding protein translates to MVSNVFTDSNSIDRADDSLHTTNLSTWQVVGRLTRDHLLPRKKLLLGCFGAMMFSAIATGSLPFLMQQAADEVFLGKNETMLYMLPALVIVMVAIKATSEYFATVGQAYVGNSIVADLRVEMFERLTQADLGWLQRTHSGRFVSSFMNDVLAIREAASLTIVALGQNILKVLLLTGSMFYMDWRLSVFAVIAIPLALRVLGRQRRRVHVSATKTFQETGDLGILVSQTLTGIRVVKAYDREAHETERARRIIDRTLEFIMRSVRTKASSGPVVEALTGVGFALAILYGGYQGIHGSLTAGQFMGFVTAAMLMYQPMKTVASLQTMLQEGVVAANRVFGIIDLDSKVAEKPGALPLKVTAGEISFDDVSFHYRDGEPVLRDFSLTVPAGKRIALVGPSGSGKSTVLNLLLRFYDPQSGQVRIDGQDITDCTISSVRLASALVTQEPVLFDDTIRANIMYGSEGASEEQVIAAARAAVAHDFIMAFPKGYDTPVGEAGNMLSGGQRQRIAFARAMLRDAPILLLDEPTSSLDTEAEAQIQEALDVLLKGRSVIMIAHRLSTVKKADVIHVMEAGRIVESGNHDELVARNGVYARLHRTQFGAESTKSEPSDPTDREPRARAAANATNA, encoded by the coding sequence GTGGTTTCGAACGTATTCACCGACAGCAATTCAATCGACCGGGCCGACGACAGCCTGCACACCACGAATCTGTCGACATGGCAGGTCGTTGGCCGGCTGACGCGCGACCATCTTCTGCCGCGCAAGAAGCTGCTGCTCGGCTGCTTCGGGGCGATGATGTTCTCGGCGATCGCCACCGGCTCGCTGCCGTTCCTGATGCAGCAGGCCGCCGACGAGGTGTTCCTCGGCAAGAACGAGACGATGCTCTATATGCTGCCGGCGCTCGTCATCGTCATGGTCGCCATCAAGGCGACGTCGGAGTATTTCGCCACCGTCGGTCAGGCCTATGTCGGCAATTCGATCGTCGCCGACCTGCGGGTGGAGATGTTCGAGCGGCTGACCCAGGCCGATCTCGGCTGGCTGCAGCGGACCCATTCGGGCCGTTTCGTCTCCAGCTTCATGAACGACGTGCTGGCGATCCGCGAGGCCGCGAGCCTGACCATCGTCGCGCTCGGCCAGAACATCCTGAAAGTCCTGCTGCTCACCGGCTCGATGTTCTACATGGACTGGCGCCTGTCAGTCTTCGCGGTGATCGCCATTCCCTTGGCGCTGCGGGTGCTCGGCCGCCAGCGCCGCCGGGTCCATGTCTCGGCCACAAAGACGTTCCAGGAGACCGGCGACCTCGGCATCCTGGTGTCGCAGACGCTGACCGGCATCCGCGTCGTCAAGGCCTATGACCGCGAGGCGCACGAGACCGAACGGGCCCGGCGCATCATCGACCGCACGCTCGAATTCATCATGCGCTCGGTGCGCACCAAGGCCTCGTCGGGCCCGGTGGTCGAGGCGTTGACCGGGGTCGGCTTCGCGCTGGCCATCCTCTATGGCGGCTATCAGGGCATCCACGGTTCGCTGACCGCCGGCCAGTTCATGGGCTTCGTCACCGCCGCGATGCTGATGTACCAGCCGATGAAGACGGTCGCCTCACTGCAGACCATGCTGCAGGAAGGCGTGGTCGCGGCCAACCGCGTGTTCGGCATCATCGACCTCGACTCGAAGGTGGCGGAGAAGCCGGGCGCGCTGCCGCTCAAGGTCACCGCCGGCGAGATCTCCTTCGACGATGTCTCCTTCCACTACCGCGACGGCGAACCGGTGCTGCGCGACTTCTCGCTGACCGTTCCCGCCGGCAAGCGGATCGCCCTGGTGGGGCCGAGCGGCTCGGGCAAGAGCACCGTTCTCAACCTGCTGCTGCGCTTCTACGATCCGCAGTCCGGGCAGGTTCGGATCGACGGCCAGGACATCACCGACTGCACCATTTCCTCCGTCCGCCTCGCCAGCGCGCTGGTGACCCAGGAGCCGGTGCTGTTCGACGACACCATCCGCGCCAACATCATGTACGGCTCGGAAGGGGCGAGCGAGGAACAGGTGATCGCCGCGGCCAGGGCCGCCGTCGCGCACGATTTCATCATGGCCTTCCCGAAGGGCTACGACACGCCGGTCGGCGAGGCCGGCAACATGTTGTCCGGCGGCCAGCGCCAGCGCATCGCGTTTGCCCGCGCCATGTTGCGCGACGCGCCGATCCTGCTGCTCGACGAGCCGACCTCCTCGCTCGACACCGAGGCCGAGGCGCAGATCCAGGAAGCCCTCGACGTGCTTCTCAAGGGACGCTCGGTGATCATGATCGCCCACCGCCTGTCGACGGTGAAGAAGGCCGACGTCATCCACGTCATGGAAGCCGGCCGGATCGTCGAGAGCGGCAACCATGACGAGCTCGTCGCCAGGAACGGCGTCTACGCACGGCTGCATCGCACCCAGTTCGGCGCCGAATCAACGAAGTCGGAGCCTTCCGATCCGACCGACCGCGAGCCGCGCGCGCGTGCTGCGGCCAATGCGACAAACGCCTGA
- a CDS encoding DUF4170 domain-containing protein, whose product MAETQTGKQLLHLVFGGELRDVEALEFRDLDRLDIVGIYPNYATAYDAWKDAAQRTVDNAQMRYFIVHMHRLLDPEAMGRDAGTD is encoded by the coding sequence ATGGCCGAGACCCAGACCGGGAAGCAGCTTCTCCATCTCGTCTTCGGTGGCGAGCTGCGGGACGTCGAGGCACTGGAATTTCGCGATCTCGACAGACTGGATATCGTCGGCATCTATCCTAACTATGCGACGGCCTACGACGCGTGGAAGGACGCCGCGCAGCGCACGGTGGACAATGCCCAGATGCGCTACTTCATTGTGCACATGCACCGATTGCTCGATCCCGAAGCGATGGGTAGGGACGCCGGCACGGATTGA